The genomic interval TCGCCGCCTGGGGTCGCGTCGCCTTCGGGACGCTGCGTAAGATGATGCAGACCAAAAACCGCTTCGACCGGCAAGTCGAGGTCTGCAATGGGCTGAAATTAGGCTTCCGCTCGCTGGGAGACCTGCTTCCCCATACAGCGGCGAAAACGACCAGCTAGCGCGACATGTCTATGGATCGCGAGGAGATACTTGCCAGCCTGCGCGAAAGGATTCTGGCCTTCGCGACATTACGAGTATCGAGGGATCGCGCCGAGGACCTTGTCCAAGACGTGCTCTCGGTCCTTCACAACAAATATGCGCGCGTCACGGAACTGACCGAGCTGGTTCCGCTCGCTTTTCAGATCCTCCGGTTCAAAATGCTGGATGCCCATCGCAAGTCACTCCGGCGAGGCGAGTATCAGCAGGAATCGGTCGACGACCTTCCGCTCGCCGATCCCGGCGACGATCCAGCCATGGCGCTGGATCAGAAACAGCGCGTCGATCGACTCTTGATCGCGCTGGCCCAACTCGGCGAACGCTGCCGCGAACTCTTCAAGTGGAAACTGGAAGGCAACAGCTTTCCTGAAATCCAGAAGCTGATGGGCCAGAATTCGATCAACACCATTTACACGTGGGATCTGCGCTGCAGAAAACAGTTACTAACTCTCATGGGCGGAAGTTGGGAATGACGGGGGAAGTGCTGAGTCCTGAGCGAGATACGCTTCACGTTTCACGAATGACGGTTAAGAATGTCTGAGCCGGACCTCGAATAATTGCTGGGCGGATTTGCAGCCGATACACTCACTCAGGAGGAGCGTCAAAAGCTGTTCACCGCTGCACTGCACGACCAGCAGCTCTTCAATACGCTAGCCGATGAACAGGCGCTGAAAGAGTTGCTGGCCAACCCTGTCGTACGCCGCAAACTCCTCGCGTCACTGGGACAGAAGAGCGCCTCAGGCGCAGGAGGATCCTTCTCGTGGCTAGACTGGTTCAGGCGACCGGCCGGGCTGGCATTCGCCGGAGGCCTGACCGCAGCGGCCCTCGCAGTCGTATTAGGCATCAGGATTTATCAGGACAGTCTGAAACAGGCGGCGCAATCGATCGTCACTGAAGAGGCAATGCCCGCAGCAGCGCCGACAACAACTGCTCCAGCCTCTCAGCCTGCGAAGCCTTACGTCACGGAGCCCCAGGCGAAGACCAAGGAGCGCCTCGAATCGACAATTCCCTCTTCAAAGAAAGACACCCTTGCCGACAAGATGGCAAAGAGAGAACAGACTGAGCCGCCTTCACAGCCAGAACAGAGGGCATCGGATCTCGCGCGGGACAGGCGGCAACAGGGGAACGAACAAGACCCAGGACAAAAACAAGCCGAAGCTCCTGTCGCCGCACTTGGCAAGACATCGCAGGAATTAGGCTCCTCTGAGGATCAGAAACTTGCAGCGAGCGCCGCACCACCTACAGTCCCCGTGCCTGCCCCCATGCGAGCACCGGCAGTCAGTGCACGAACGCTCTTTTACGGCGAGGACGCGGCAAGGGCCGATAGTCCCGGAATGGCTCAAGAACAAGAGCGACTCAGCAAACCGCTTGCTGAGTCGGCGCCCCAATCGAACCGGCCTGAGCGGAAACTGGATCGATTCGCGCTGGCAGGAAAAGCAGTGGAAGCAGCCGCCCAACTCAAACCATTAGGACTCCGCTATAGCTTTGTCGTTTCTGGAACAGATGGGCAGGATCGGGAAGTGGATGCGGCGACGGCCGTGAAAAATACCGCGCCTGCACGTCTCGCCCTGGAGGCCAATCAAGCCTCCTATCTACAAATCTGGATGACGGTCGGCTCCTCACCCACGCAATTGCTCTTGCCTGATAAAAAAACCGGACAAATCTCCCTGAAGATTACCGCGGGCCAGCGACAACAGATTCCCTTGCCAAAGAAAAACGGTCCCGTCACCCTCACGGTCCGCCTCTCCCAAGTCCCCTTTGGACCGATCACGAGGCAGGAAGCCGCCCTGTTCGACCGGCTCTCTCCCGACCAACTCCAAGAAACAGTCCCGCAGGAACAAGCCACTTATGTCATCAACCAAGACCCAGCCTCTACGGCACAGCTCTCCGTCGAGATTCCGCTCGGTCGCTAGCGCGAGAAACTTCCTGAACCTCCTCGCAGGATGCTCAAAACGTTCGTCCAGCAAGGCCGCAGGCGAATCGAAACCGGAGGCGTACCCCTGGGGTACGTTGAGGATTTCAATGAGCCGAGAACGAAGCTGGCGGACGTTTTCAGCATCCTACAAGAAGTTGATCACCACCAGCCCGACAATCGCGGCTACTCCACCGATGCAGCAGAGCAGAAACCCGGCGGCTCCAGCCACAAACCAGGGCTTTACTCGCCGGAACTCTTGCGGCGTCAGCAACGGATGGAGCTCGACGGGAGCCCTCCACCAACGAGGCGGGAGCGTCGTGCGTGGCCTGAGCTGTCGGTAGAGAACGACGTGATACCACAGGCCCGTCGGGATCCCGACGAGGAGGCCTGCAACCAAGACCCAGAGCCCCAACTCGATCATGATCTGCGGCGTGACGACGAGCGTGATGAGCGCGATCACGCAAAATCCCACCAGGCTCGCGAGGACCAGCAGCAGTTCAAGCATGAGAGGGATTATACCGGAATCTTCTTGTAGGCGGAGGCGGTTCGTCAAAAATCAGAACAGCCTCGCAGGATGCTCAAAACGTTCGTCCAGCAAGGCCGCAGGGGAATCGAAACCGGAGGCGTACCCCTGGGGGCGCACGGTGCGACGAATAAGGAGCACCATGTCTGTGCGCGCCGCCAAGTCGGTGAGGCGGCCGGGTCTCCGTTGAGGATTTCGATGAGCCGAGAACGAAGCTGGCGAACGTTTTCAGCATCCTGCTAGACAGGAATCATGGTTGGATACGCCCAACATAGCGCCCAAGCTGCGTGACGAACGGAAACCGCAGCATCATGAACAGGTTCAAACAGACCGGGGGACCCAGATGTTCGAGGCCGATCTTCATCCCCAGTTGTCCCAGGGCCGGTTCCGCGCAGTAGGTTCCGAATAACCGATCCCACCAGGGCACATTGAAACCATAGTTGCTATTGGTTTCGCGCACGTCCACTGAATGGTGGATGCGGTGCATGTCCGGCGTCACAACGAACCACCGAAGTATGCGATCGAGACTCACCGGCATCTGCACATTGCTGTGATTGAACAGGGCCGTGCTGTTGAGCACAATCTCGAAGGCGACCACCGCGAAAGGGGCCACTCCCAACGCCAGTACCGCTGCGGCCTTCACCATCGTTGAGATCACGATTTCGACCGGATGAAAACGCACCCCGCTGGACACATCCAGATCCAGGTCGGAGTGATGCATCATGTGGAACCGCCAGAGGATCGGAACCAGGTGGAACACTTGATGCTGGCAGTAGATAATGAAGTCGAGCGCCACCACCGCCAGCCCGAATTCGAGCCAGACCGGCCCCTCGATCCAGTTCAACAGACCCCACCCACGTTCCTCCGCCATGGCGGCAACTGCCACCACACCGCCCATGAAAAACAACCGGGCGATCACCGTATTCAGGATCACGATCGTGAGATTGCCGCCCCATCGGCAGAGCTTCGAAGCCGTCAGCCTTCGTCGCGGCGCCACCAGTTCCCATGTGGCCATGATACCCAGCACGGAAAGGTACGAACCTACTCAAATGAGGTCGTCAGAGCCCATACCACCCCCTGCTCATGCTGACTCCCGCTCAATCCAATGTTCACGGATCAATGACCCCTGGAGCCTTACTACGCTCACGCATCACGACTGACCTGTAAAAAGGACCAGGGCCGGACCATGAAACCGGATGATACGCCGAACCGATCGACCTCGTGCAGCTAGAGGCCCAGGTCTGAGAGCCCTTGATGGTCATCCGGGCGACGCCCCAGCGGCCAGTGATACTTGCGCTCCGCCTCGCTGATCGGCAGGTCGTTGATGCTGGCGATACGGCGACGCATGTACCCCTGCTCGTCGAATTCCCAGTTTTCATTGCCGTAGGACCGGAACCACCTGCCGGCATCATCATGCCATTCATAGGCAAACCTCACCGCAATACGATTCTCGGAGAACGCCCATAACTCCTTGATGAGCCGATAGTCCAACTCCTTGCTCCATTTTCGAGTCAAAAACTGCGCGATGGCGTCACGTCCAGCCAGGAACTCCGCGCGATTTCGCCAGACACTGTCTTGCGTGTACGCCATGGCAACCCGCTGCGGGTCGCGGGTATTCCAGGCATCTTCGGCCATGCGAACTTTTTGAGCGGCAGTGTTCGCGTCGAATGGCGGCAATGGTGGTCTCGGGGATTCAATATCTCTCCTTACGTGAAAGATTGAGTTCGCCTATCGACTACTGAGAAAAGATATAAGACTCTGGAGCAATTGCTCGTTCGTTCTATGTACACCATCATTGATGAAAACAGCCATGATCGAGAGGGGCATCAATGGCTTCTGGGACACCTTTCAGTCCCCGCCTTCTCATATTGCGGCCTGCTGTACCAATAGGCCCAGGCGATCAATATGCCTTGAAGGGACAGTCGGAGCCACAACCCAAGCGGCGAAGCCCAGGGATACAGTTCAGGGTGCAATGCCATATGCACATTCGCAGGAAAGACCGCGATCAACAAGGCGATCAATCCCCAGGCCGCCAACCGGGACCACCGCTCGAACAGCAGAAGACCTCCCAACCCGATCTCCGCAACGCCGCTGAGGTACACCAGCGCCACAGGCCAGGGCAGATAGGGCGGCATGATGCTCAGATAAAACGGCATGTTTAGGAAATGGTTCACTCCGGCCGCCATAAAGAACAGGCCGTACAGCCAACGCGAGATGTGTTTGATTCGATTCATCGCTCAAGCTGAATGGGCGAGACTCTCACCATGGAAAATTAACCCTCTAGCGCTTGTCCGGCGGGATCGTTTTGAGCTTGGCCAAGAACTGGCGATGCGCCGCCGCATCGACCGGTCGATGTTTCACCTTCGTGCCAGCCGGATCGTTCCCGAGGAAGTTGTCGCCGTTCCAATTCGTCGCAGATCTGATTGGCCTCTGGACGAACCCACCGCCGCAGTTGGGACAGACATTACCCAGAACCTGCTCAACGCACGTCACACAGAAGGTGCACTCATACGAGCAGATCCGCGCCTCAAGCGACTCAGGCGGCAGAGCCTTGTTGCAGTGCTCGCAGGTCGGTCTGAGTTCAAGCATGGTGTTCTCGATGTGAAGCTACCTAAAACCGGCAATCAATGGTTCCTGGAACATTTTCCTGCTCCCCTGGAATGAATGGGTATGTGTCAACGCATGAGAATCTTGGCGGTGATGATGGCTGGGTCGTTCTCGTACCCACGTTCCGCAAGTACGGTGACTTTGTGTTTTATGTCTTCGGGTGACCAAAAAATCCATTTATTCTGCTCCATGAACTGACGGAGTGGCCCGCTTTGCCCTTGGTAGACCTTGCCAGCAGCGAGACCGAGGGAAATCTTCGTATCTGGCCTCGCCATGCCGCAGGCAACGAGGTCTTGCAACAACCTTGAGAAAACGATTGAGCGATAGCGCTTTGAGGTGAAAAGCTTGTAGCGCCCCTTTGGCACATCGTGCTCTTCTTGCAGTTGTGCGAGTTTGACACCCGGAGAATCGAGGAAAGACTTTGCCTCAAGGGCAAGCACTTCGTTTCTAGCGAAATGAAGCGCTAGCAAGTCGATCTCCTGACGCGGACTGGAGTGCTTTCCGACTTGTCGCTTTTCTTCTTTTGTCACGTTGACCTTGAAAGATCTACGTACCCAATAGCCATCCGCTTCAAGCAGTGTAGCGATGATGCTCTCAAAATGATCCATCAGTGACTCACCGACACATGGCAATCAATGGTTCCTGGAACCTTACCCAGCTCCCGAGAAACGCACGGTCGCCTACAGAAATTCAGAATGTCCCCGTTTCCTGCTCCAGTCTTTCTCATCACCTTCTTTTTCTCGCTTTAGCTTTATCGCTCAGCTTCTGAATCTCCTGTGTGAGACGGGAATCATCCACCTCATCTAACTCAGAGAACTTTTCAAGGGCATATGCTCGCATACCGCGTTGCGTGGGGATGCGACAAAACTCTGAGTCGTCCAAAAGACTCCGGGTCTTGGCAAGCACGCGCTCCTCCTGCTTCAACCTCTGTGCATCCATCTTCTCGCGAATCGCCTCCCGGTCTTCAGCAACCTTCTCGATAGCCTTTTGTTGTTGCCCCTCAAATGAATCCCACCAAGCCTCAGATAAAGAAAAGCTCAGTGCAGCCAACTGACCCTTTGCGATCAATAGAAACTGACACTCCTCTCCGATATACTTCCTAAAGTCTGCCAATGACGGCAATGCAACCGTCAAATCAAAACTCTCTGCATCTCCCGCAGACTCATCCGAACTCAATACTTCCTCCTCGAAGTCTTCACCACCATCCTTGACGTCGTAATCCAAATCATAATTAAAATCTTCTTCGCCGAGCTTCGAGACGAAGAAAAAAATCACCGTCACCCCCAACGCCTTTGCCGCCTCAAAAAACTCCTCCAACGAGCCGGAGAACATAAAATCCGTCGGCTCATCACGGGTAGCGCCTCCCTCAACAGGGATGGGATAGAAACCTGCCGACTTGATGCGTTGCATTAGTTCCGAGGTGATCATAATAAACCTATTTATTGCAGGTATTGAGCGGAAATAGTACGCCCCGACGGTCTACAACTTTGTGCGTGATTCTTGCGCGTGTTCACTTACTTGTCAACGTTCATTCCAAGCTTGCGCGTCCTCGCTTCAAGAGAGTGGCCTGCATAGTCTCCCACTGCGCGCGTCCAACGAAAATTGTTCACCTGGTCTATCTCGTCTATCTGGTTTGTCTGGTTGGTCGGACTGGAAATTCATCCAGAAGAACCAGACAGACGAGCCTCCGCGCGTTGCGCGAGCACAGGAGATCACCTAGCCTGCCCTCTCTCCCCCTTCGGAGGGCGCGCGTTCCGCGAGCAAAGAGACTACGCCAGCCGCCTCGCCCTCCTTCCCTTGCGCCCACAGACCATTCGTGATAACTGAAGAGATATGAGCGACACCGGCCACATGACTTCTGAGGGAAGCGCCAGGGTTCAGGCTGCAATAAGACAAGTCTTGGCTTGCCATCCATCTATCGCCGTGGCGATCCTCTTCGGCTCGCTCGCGGCCGGACGCGAACGAGCCGATAGCGACCTGGATCTTGCCGTGGCTTCGACCGCGCCGCTCAGTCCGCAGACCCGACTTCAGCTCATCGAAGAACTGGCGGTCGCGATGGGTCGGCCAATCGACCTGATCGATCTCTCACAGACTCACGGACCACTCTTGCAACAGATTCTGACGAAGGGGTGTTTGATTTTCTGTACCGACCGGACACGCTATGCCGACCTGCTCCTGCGAGTGGTCTATGAAGAGGCCGACGTGATGCCCTATTATCGCCGCATCCTCGCGGAAAGAAGGCAGGCATGGATCGGAACACAGCCCGCATTACCCACGGAAGCTTCTACTACAACCGCCGATACGTCGCTACGACACGCCTGACGGCGGGCGGGCTCGCCGCTCACTCGGTCAACATACTGTGTTAAGTATGCCTCCCTCATTCACGACTCCGCGCGCCCGTCTCGCTTGACGTCTCAACGGTTCCGTCACGAACCCTCGTGAATAATGCGGGCTAGTCGAAGCCAAGCTCGAATCCCTCCGCCGCTGCGTCGAGCGAATCGCGACAAAGACGCCGTCGTCTTCCGATCAACTGGCACAGAACCCCGACCTGCAAGACATCATCGCCCTAAATCTCCAACGTGCCGTGCAATTATCCGTGGATCTTGCCTCCCACCTGATTGCCGAAACCGACGCCCGTCCGCCTGCCACCATGGCGGAGAACTTCGACGCGCTCAAGAACCTTCAGATCATCACCCCTGCCCTGGCTGACCGTATGACAAAAGCGGTCGGATTCAGAAACATTGCGGTTCATAGCTATCACACCATCGATTGGAACATCGTCTATCAGATCTGCAGCCGTCACCTCGACGATTTTCGGCAGTTCGCCCAAGCGGTTGCCCAACGACTCAACGCCCGCTAAACATATTAACTGGCCAGACCCCTTCGCCTCCATCTCAAATGGGGGAGGCCTGCTCGATCTCCTACTGCGCACGTCCAACGAGGGCCTTCTCAGGCCGCGCGTTGCGCGAGCACCGGAGATCAGCAGCGAACCTAGTCTTCCAGTTCACTCCCTCATCGTTTAAATAGGGGAGTAGCCAGATCGTCCTTTACTGCGCGCATTGAGGGAGCACATTCTGATCGTGCGGCCTCAGCGAGCAAGAAGGGCGGTCTGGCTACTCCCCGCCTGTCCGCCTAAGAAGACCGTTGTTTGGTTTGTCTGGTCTATCTGGTTTTGTTGGTTGAACGAAACTAACCGGATGAACCAAATCAACCAGATGGAGCAGATAGACCAGGCTTCCCCTAGACGTACAGGCAATCGAAGCCCTGTTATACCGAGATGAGTTTCCTGC from Nitrospirota bacterium carries:
- a CDS encoding sigma-70 family RNA polymerase sigma factor, which encodes MDREEILASLRERILAFATLRVSRDRAEDLVQDVLSVLHNKYARVTELTELVPLAFQILRFKMLDAHRKSLRRGEYQQESVDDLPLADPGDDPAMALDQKQRVDRLLIALAQLGERCRELFKWKLEGNSFPEIQKLMGQNSINTIYTWDLRCRKQLLTLMGGSWE
- a CDS encoding sterol desaturase family protein produces the protein MATWELVAPRRRLTASKLCRWGGNLTIVILNTVIARLFFMGGVVAVAAMAEERGWGLLNWIEGPVWLEFGLAVVALDFIIYCQHQVFHLVPILWRFHMMHHSDLDLDVSSGVRFHPVEIVISTMVKAAAVLALGVAPFAVVAFEIVLNSTALFNHSNVQMPVSLDRILRWFVVTPDMHRIHHSVDVRETNSNYGFNVPWWDRLFGTYCAEPALGQLGMKIGLEHLGPPVCLNLFMMLRFPFVTQLGRYVGRIQP
- a CDS encoding nuclear transport factor 2 family protein, which gives rise to MESPRPPLPPFDANTAAQKVRMAEDAWNTRDPQRVAMAYTQDSVWRNRAEFLAGRDAIAQFLTRKWSKELDYRLIKELWAFSENRIAVRFAYEWHDDAGRWFRSYGNENWEFDEQGYMRRRIASINDLPISEAERKYHWPLGRRPDDHQGLSDLGL
- a CDS encoding DoxX family membrane protein, yielding MNRIKHISRWLYGLFFMAAGVNHFLNMPFYLSIMPPYLPWPVALVYLSGVAEIGLGGLLLFERWSRLAAWGLIALLIAVFPANVHMALHPELYPWASPLGLWLRLSLQGILIAWAYWYSRPQYEKAGTERCPRSH
- a CDS encoding DUF1272 domain-containing protein, producing the protein MLELRPTCEHCNKALPPESLEARICSYECTFCVTCVEQVLGNVCPNCGGGFVQRPIRSATNWNGDNFLGNDPAGTKVKHRPVDAAAHRQFLAKLKTIPPDKR
- a CDS encoding nucleotidyltransferase domain-containing protein → MSDTGHMTSEGSARVQAAIRQVLACHPSIAVAILFGSLAAGRERADSDLDLAVASTAPLSPQTRLQLIEELAVAMGRPIDLIDLSQTHGPLLQQILTKGCLIFCTDRTRYADLLLRVVYEEADVMPYYRRILAERRQAWIGTQPALPTEASTTTADTSLRHA
- a CDS encoding DUF86 domain-containing protein, whose product is MATKTPSSSDQLAQNPDLQDIIALNLQRAVQLSVDLASHLIAETDARPPATMAENFDALKNLQIITPALADRMTKAVGFRNIAVHSYHTIDWNIVYQICSRHLDDFRQFAQAVAQRLNAR